The following proteins are co-located in the Fischerella sp. PCC 9605 genome:
- a CDS encoding glutathione S-transferase family protein has product MQDKNLSNQQTKKKSKSLPSGIVIRLGKYVWTTLWQIMMSNLAPRNKSGEYIRPATQFRNSISTEAGNPYQPEAGRYRLYVGLGCPWAHRTLVVRSLKGLEDTIPVSIVSPSPNEGIWVINQEEEGCRTLPELYNLAQPSYKGRCTVPVLWDMQTKTIVNNESAEIIVMLNSQFNEFATNPTLDLYPEELREQIDRWNEKIYHAVNNGVYRCGFAQTQVAYDKACNELFATLDEIDAALEISRYLCGDRVTLADVRLFTTLFRFDIVYYGLFKCNRKRIQDYKNLGAYLRDLYQLPGVADTCDLESVKRDYYGNLFPLNPGGIIPCGPDVTSLLEPHHRESIGLGVSG; this is encoded by the coding sequence GTGCAGGATAAAAATCTGAGCAACCAACAGACAAAGAAAAAGAGTAAGTCGCTTCCTTCTGGGATCGTCATCCGGTTGGGAAAATATGTCTGGACGACTCTTTGGCAGATCATGATGTCGAATCTAGCCCCCCGCAACAAATCAGGAGAGTACATCCGTCCTGCCACTCAGTTCCGGAACTCCATCAGCACAGAAGCAGGTAATCCCTATCAACCAGAAGCGGGTCGCTATCGTCTTTATGTTGGACTAGGATGTCCTTGGGCACATAGAACCCTAGTTGTGCGATCGCTCAAAGGTCTTGAAGATACCATACCAGTATCTATTGTGTCTCCTTCACCGAACGAGGGAATCTGGGTTATCAACCAAGAAGAAGAAGGTTGCCGCACTCTTCCTGAACTGTACAATCTAGCACAACCAAGTTACAAAGGGCGCTGTACGGTTCCCGTGCTGTGGGATATGCAAACCAAGACGATAGTTAACAATGAAAGCGCGGAGATTATTGTGATGTTGAACTCTCAGTTCAACGAGTTCGCAACCAATCCCACACTTGACCTTTATCCGGAAGAACTGCGTGAGCAAATTGACCGTTGGAACGAGAAAATCTACCATGCGGTAAATAATGGCGTGTATCGCTGCGGCTTTGCCCAAACTCAAGTAGCATATGACAAAGCCTGTAACGAACTTTTCGCTACTTTGGATGAAATTGACGCGGCACTAGAAATAAGTCGATACTTGTGCGGAGACAGAGTCACACTGGCGGATGTGCGTTTGTTCACTACCCTATTCCGTTTTGATATAGTCTATTACGGGCTATTCAAGTGCAATCGCAAGAGAATTCAAGACTATAAAAATCTAGGTGCTTACTTGCGTGACTTGTATCAGCTTCCAGGAGTTGCGGACACCTGCGATTTAGAAAGTGTAAAGCGAGACTACTATGGCAACCTTTTCCCACTCAATCCTGGCGGGATCATCCCCTGTGGCCCTGATGTTACAAGTCTTTTGGAACCACATCATCGTGAAAGTATAGGGTTAGGTGTTAGTGGTTAG
- a CDS encoding DUF2087 domain-containing protein, whose product MKTEQFQILLRFFKALADESRLKILAFLANQECSVEELAVLLQLKEPTVSHHLAKLKEVNLVTMRPEGNTHLYQLDGNTLQSFSKEILTPQKIASWVEDADIKVWESKILQTYIEGERLKEIPASRKKRLVILKWLANKFEVGVQYSERTIDEILKRYHPDFSNLRRELISYHLIHQKDGIYWRYTE is encoded by the coding sequence ATGAAAACGGAACAATTTCAAATCTTGCTACGTTTCTTCAAAGCTTTGGCTGATGAAAGCCGATTAAAAATTTTAGCTTTTCTGGCTAACCAAGAGTGCAGTGTCGAAGAATTGGCGGTATTGCTGCAACTTAAAGAACCGACAGTATCTCATCATTTGGCGAAATTAAAAGAAGTAAATCTAGTGACCATGCGTCCTGAAGGTAATACTCATCTTTACCAGTTGGATGGCAATACTTTACAAAGCTTCAGCAAAGAAATTTTGACACCACAGAAGATAGCTTCTTGGGTTGAGGATGCGGATATAAAAGTATGGGAAAGCAAGATACTCCAGACTTATATAGAAGGAGAACGTCTTAAAGAAATTCCTGCGAGTCGTAAAAAACGCTTGGTAATTTTGAAGTGGCTGGCAAACAAATTTGAAGTGGGAGTTCAGTACTCAGAACGTACAATTGATGAAATTCTCAAGCGTTACCATCCTGATTTTTCTAATCTCAGACGGGAGTTGATTAGTTATCATTTAATCCACCAAAAAGACGGGATATATTGGCGTTATACAGAATAA
- a CDS encoding DNA adenine methylase, with amino-acid sequence MVAVNKLVKPFLKWAGGKRQLVPLIVENYIPKNYNSQTTYYEPFLGGGALLFALQPKKAVINDSNTELINCYKVVRDSVDELIDDLKSHENNEEYYYAIRDWDREKTFQDKTPVQRASRIIFLNKTCYNGLFRVNSQGQFNVPFGKYKNPNILDVAVLKAVSKYLNDNEIKILNSDFQTALKDAKRGDFVYLDPPYDPVLDTASFTGYDVNGFNKDEQIRLKDTFDDLDRRGCKVLLSNAYTNFITELYEGYKYTKISAIRAINSNAKKRGKVDEILVKNYE; translated from the coding sequence ATGGTCGCAGTCAATAAGCTAGTAAAACCGTTTCTGAAGTGGGCAGGAGGAAAAAGACAACTTGTTCCATTAATTGTAGAAAATTATATTCCTAAAAATTATAATTCCCAAACAACCTACTATGAACCTTTTCTTGGCGGAGGAGCGCTCTTGTTTGCTTTGCAACCTAAAAAGGCTGTAATTAATGATAGTAATACTGAACTAATCAATTGTTATAAAGTTGTTAGAGACTCAGTTGATGAACTAATTGATGATTTAAAATCTCATGAAAATAATGAGGAGTATTATTATGCCATTAGAGATTGGGACAGGGAAAAAACTTTTCAAGACAAAACACCAGTACAACGAGCATCAAGAATTATTTTTCTGAACAAGACTTGTTACAATGGCTTATTTAGAGTTAATTCTCAAGGACAGTTTAATGTGCCTTTTGGTAAATATAAAAATCCAAATATTTTAGATGTAGCTGTTTTAAAAGCTGTAAGTAAATATTTGAATGATAACGAAATTAAAATATTAAATTCAGATTTTCAAACCGCTCTTAAAGATGCTAAAAGAGGAGACTTTGTGTATCTTGATCCTCCTTATGATCCAGTTTTGGATACTGCTTCTTTTACTGGCTATGATGTAAATGGATTTAATAAAGATGAACAAATTAGGTTAAAAGATACATTTGATGATTTAGACAGGAGAGGTTGTAAAGTTCTATTGAGTAATGCTTATACAAACTTCATCACAGAGTTGTATGAAGGTTATAAATATACAAAAATATCAGCAATTAGAGCTATCAATTCAAATGCTAAAAAAAGAGGTAAAGTAGACGAAATATTAGTAAAAAACTATGAGTGA
- a CDS encoding ABC transporter ATP-binding protein — protein sequence MVNNDSSQFPLLAASGLCKSFGGIKAVYNAEIQVPAGSITGLIGPNGAGKTTLFNLLSNFIRPDKGQVIFDGEPIQHLQPHKIAQQGLVRTFQVARALSRLSVLENLLLAAQKQTGENFWQLQFQPHVVAKEEKQLQQQAMAVLESVGLVHKADDYAGGLSGGQRKLLEIGRALMTNPKLILLDEPAAGVNPRLIDDICDRIVAWNKGGMTFLIIEHNMDVIMSLCDRVWVLAEGQNLADGTPEEIQRNPKVLEAYLGK from the coding sequence TTGGTAAATAACGACTCTTCCCAATTTCCCCTATTAGCTGCGAGTGGACTTTGCAAAAGCTTTGGTGGCATTAAGGCGGTATACAACGCTGAAATTCAAGTACCAGCTGGTAGTATTACTGGCTTGATCGGCCCTAACGGTGCTGGTAAAACCACTTTATTTAACTTACTTTCTAACTTCATCCGTCCCGATAAAGGACAAGTGATTTTTGATGGTGAACCCATTCAGCACTTGCAGCCCCATAAAATTGCCCAACAAGGTTTAGTACGTACGTTTCAGGTTGCCCGCGCCCTGTCGCGGTTGTCAGTGCTGGAAAATCTGCTACTAGCAGCCCAAAAACAAACCGGTGAGAATTTTTGGCAGTTGCAATTTCAACCTCATGTGGTTGCCAAAGAAGAAAAGCAGCTGCAACAACAGGCGATGGCTGTACTAGAATCGGTGGGTTTAGTGCATAAAGCCGACGATTACGCCGGTGGATTATCTGGCGGACAACGCAAGCTGCTGGAAATCGGGCGGGCGCTAATGACTAATCCCAAATTAATTTTGTTGGATGAACCTGCGGCTGGGGTGAATCCCAGACTAATTGATGACATATGCGATCGCATTGTCGCCTGGAATAAGGGGGGTATGACGTTTTTGATTATTGAACACAATATGGATGTGATCATGTCATTGTGCGATCGCGTTTGGGTACTTGCCGAAGGTCAAAATTTGGCTGACGGTACACCAGAGGAAATTCAGCGTAATCCCAAAGTTTTAGAAGCTTATTTAGGAAAATGA
- a CDS encoding branched-chain amino acid ABC transporter permease — protein MVDYLIFLAISTSIFALFSLGLNLQWGFTGLINFGHVAFMTLGAYTTVLLSLKGVPLLVAALIGGVLAALLGLIIGFSTLRLREDYLAIVTIGVGEVIRLIVNNQDLPVGDTWISGAFGVQSYPIPLANLQPNLFVKLLMIGVLTLVAGITFYWLWRWIRPKDSLKRASKKQEFVSRLVIGIILGLLSAAIYISGVIALYNYNPKAGLMLLSLVVLAFVFWRLEILVRSPWGRILKAIREDEQVPKALGKNVFWYKLQSFMLGGAIAGIAGAFFAWQLSAIYPDNFQPQLTFDAWIMVILGGSGNNVGTILGAVIYFAYDTLTREFLPKIFTNLSSDQLGAFRIMVIGLILMVLIIWRPQGILGKKEELTLGK, from the coding sequence ATGGTTGACTATCTCATTTTCTTAGCAATTTCTACGTCAATTTTTGCTTTATTCAGTCTGGGACTGAATTTACAGTGGGGTTTTACAGGCTTAATTAACTTTGGTCATGTGGCATTCATGACGCTAGGGGCATATACAACTGTGTTATTAAGTTTAAAGGGAGTCCCTCTGCTGGTGGCGGCATTAATTGGGGGTGTTTTAGCAGCATTGTTAGGTTTGATAATTGGTTTTTCGACTCTGCGTTTGCGGGAAGATTATCTAGCGATTGTCACTATCGGTGTTGGAGAAGTAATTCGTCTGATCGTTAACAATCAGGATTTACCTGTAGGTGACACCTGGATATCTGGGGCGTTTGGCGTGCAAAGCTATCCTATACCGCTAGCGAATTTGCAACCCAATTTGTTTGTCAAACTGCTGATGATTGGGGTGCTGACGCTGGTTGCTGGCATAACTTTTTATTGGTTGTGGCGCTGGATACGTCCGAAGGATTCACTCAAGCGGGCTAGTAAAAAGCAAGAGTTTGTATCGCGTCTAGTGATAGGAATTATCTTAGGACTGTTGTCAGCGGCAATTTATATTTCTGGGGTGATTGCCCTATATAATTACAATCCGAAAGCGGGTTTGATGCTGTTGTCGCTGGTAGTATTGGCTTTTGTTTTCTGGCGATTGGAAATTTTGGTGCGATCGCCTTGGGGTCGAATTCTGAAAGCCATCCGCGAAGATGAACAAGTTCCTAAAGCACTAGGAAAAAATGTTTTTTGGTATAAATTGCAATCTTTTATGTTAGGCGGTGCGATCGCTGGAATTGCTGGTGCTTTCTTTGCATGGCAACTTAGCGCTATTTACCCTGATAATTTCCAGCCGCAGCTTACCTTCGATGCTTGGATTATGGTGATCTTAGGAGGTTCCGGTAATAATGTCGGCACTATCTTAGGTGCAGTCATTTACTTTGCTTACGATACCCTCACCCGTGAATTTTTGCCGAAAATTTTCACAAACCTTTCCTCCGATCAATTGGGTGCATTTCGCATCATGGTAATAGGACTGATCTTGATGGTGCTGATAATTTGGCGTCCTCAAGGTATCTTAGGCAAAAAGGAGGAACTTACCCTTGGTAAATAA
- a CDS encoding glucose-6-phosphate isomerase yields MDATALWQRYQQWLYFHEGLGFYLDISRMGFDDAFVEALQPKFEKAFADMAELERGAIANPDENRMVGHYWLRNPDLAPTPELTQEIVSTIEQIEVFAEKVHTGAIHPPKASRFTDIISIGIGGSALGPQFVAEALAPDFPPLAIHFIDNTDPVGIDRVLTHVRNRLSSTLVLVISKSGGTPEPRNGMTEVKKAYAGHNLDFANYAIAITMPGSKLDEQAKSEGWLARFPMFDWVGGRTSEMSAVGLLPAVLQGIDIRAMLEGAKEMDDATRIPEIKNNPAALLALSWYYAGNGKGEKDMVVLPYKDSLLLFSRYLQQLVMESLGKEKDLEGNIVHQGIAVYGNKGSTDQHAYVQQLREGVPNFFATFIEVLEDRKSPSPEIEPGITSGDYLSGFLQGTRQALYENHRYSITVTIPQVNSRTVGALIALYERAVGLYASLININAYHQPGVEAGKKAAAAILDLQKQVVEVLQTEKAPLTLEEIAQKAGATDRIESIYIILRHLQANQRGVVLQGNLAQPSSLKASIA; encoded by the coding sequence ATGGACGCTACGGCACTTTGGCAACGATACCAGCAATGGCTATATTTCCATGAAGGATTAGGATTTTACCTAGACATAAGCCGGATGGGCTTTGATGATGCCTTTGTGGAGGCGTTACAGCCAAAGTTTGAGAAGGCTTTTGCGGATATGGCAGAACTTGAGAGGGGAGCGATCGCCAACCCTGATGAAAATCGTATGGTTGGACATTATTGGTTGCGAAACCCCGATTTAGCGCCTACTCCAGAACTGACACAAGAAATTGTCAGTACCATAGAGCAAATTGAAGTATTTGCCGAAAAAGTCCACACAGGTGCAATTCATCCCCCCAAAGCTTCCCGCTTCACCGATATTATCTCTATTGGTATCGGTGGTTCTGCCCTCGGTCCCCAATTCGTTGCTGAAGCTTTAGCCCCAGACTTTCCACCACTGGCTATCCACTTTATCGACAACACCGATCCAGTGGGTATAGATCGCGTTTTAACTCATGTGCGAAACCGTCTTTCCAGCACTTTGGTATTGGTGATTTCCAAATCTGGAGGTACACCAGAACCACGCAACGGGATGACGGAGGTCAAAAAAGCCTACGCCGGACATAACTTGGATTTCGCCAATTATGCGATCGCAATTACCATGCCTGGTAGCAAGCTGGATGAACAAGCAAAATCTGAAGGTTGGTTAGCCAGGTTTCCCATGTTCGATTGGGTGGGCGGACGTACTTCTGAAATGTCTGCCGTGGGACTATTACCGGCAGTATTGCAGGGTATTGATATCCGTGCCATGCTTGAGGGTGCGAAAGAAATGGATGACGCTACCCGCATCCCTGAGATCAAAAACAACCCAGCGGCATTGTTAGCCCTGTCTTGGTATTATGCTGGCAACGGCAAGGGCGAAAAAGACATGGTGGTTCTACCTTACAAAGACAGCCTACTTTTATTTAGCCGCTACTTACAACAGTTGGTGATGGAATCCTTGGGTAAGGAGAAAGACTTAGAAGGTAACATTGTGCATCAGGGTATTGCCGTGTATGGTAACAAAGGTTCAACTGACCAACACGCCTACGTCCAGCAGTTACGCGAGGGTGTGCCGAATTTCTTTGCTACCTTCATTGAAGTATTGGAAGACCGTAAAAGTCCATCCCCAGAAATCGAACCCGGAATCACGTCAGGCGATTATCTTTCCGGTTTTCTACAAGGAACCAGACAAGCACTGTACGAAAATCATCGCTATTCGATTACAGTTACCATCCCTCAAGTTAATTCCCGCACTGTCGGGGCATTAATTGCTTTATACGAACGCGCTGTTGGTTTGTATGCCAGTTTAATCAACATCAACGCTTACCATCAACCAGGGGTAGAAGCTGGCAAAAAAGCCGCCGCTGCGATTCTTGACTTGCAAAAACAAGTAGTGGAAGTTCTGCAAACAGAAAAAGCACCTCTGACTCTAGAGGAAATCGCCCAGAAAGCAGGTGCGACAGACCGAATTGAGTCAATTTACATAATTCTGCGTCATCTCCAGGCAAATCAACGGGGTGTAGTTTTGCAAGGTAATCTCGCTCAACCCAGCAGTTTAAAGGCCTCTATCGCCTGA
- a CDS encoding addiction module protein → MHPLLKVDISQLSVAERIQLAEDLWDSILATPGEVPVSKAQQQELDRRLEQYRQNSMLGSSWQEIKQRLGFSQ, encoded by the coding sequence ATGCATCCATTATTGAAGGTTGACATTTCTCAATTGAGTGTAGCTGAGCGAATCCAACTTGCAGAGGATTTGTGGGATAGCATCCTTGCAACACCTGGGGAAGTTCCTGTGAGTAAGGCGCAGCAGCAAGAATTAGACCGACGCTTAGAACAGTATCGCCAAAATTCGATGCTGGGTTCAAGCTGGCAAGAGATTAAGCAACGACTGGGCTTTTCTCAATGA
- a CDS encoding type II toxin-antitoxin system RelE/ParE family toxin produces MNYKLLISPEAELDIEEAFEWYEESNPGLGYEFVRVVDSCLAGIGRNLLAYPLVHQEIRRALIRRFPYGIFYLFEEDTIIVIACFHVKRDPQQWQCRSD; encoded by the coding sequence ATGAATTATAAGTTACTGATTAGCCCAGAGGCAGAACTTGATATTGAGGAAGCTTTTGAGTGGTACGAAGAAAGCAATCCCGGACTGGGTTATGAGTTTGTACGTGTAGTTGATAGCTGTCTAGCTGGAATTGGACGCAATCTTTTAGCTTATCCTTTGGTACATCAAGAAATACGACGAGCATTAATTCGTCGATTTCCCTATGGAATTTTTTACCTTTTTGAAGAAGATACCATTATTGTTATTGCCTGCTTTCACGTTAAACGCGACCCACAACAATGGCAATGTCGAAGTGATTGA